The region TCAAGCGACCGATTTTTGGGCAGTCGAAGTGGGCGCCACGCCTCGGTTGGGAATCTTGCCCCAATCCGCCGCTGAGTGATAGCCTCCGTAGCCCGGAGCTTTACTCCATGCCGACTGGTGGCATTGTGCAGAAGGAGGCTAAACTAATGAACTGAGCCTCATGTGGCTCTGAAACAACCATCCTGAGTAGCAGTatctccagctgcttgttgtAGGACGAAACGTCGAAaacggatgttcttcagatTCTAGGAAGTCGGCCTGAAATATCTCGTTGGTAACTTCAGTGAATAACAACCACTCACTATAGGTTTGAAATGTATTGAGTGCATGCTGAAAGTCTTTATCTTTACAAGGGACATGCTTATTAAGGCCATGATTCGTACTTAACAAGCTTATCTGTTAATGAGCAAGGTTCGTTTGATGTATGAAGTAGGAATGATTGTAGATTGTTTTCTAGAGCTACGATAATGATATCATTGAATATCCTGTCCTACAACGACCGCCTGTGTCGCGGgccaggccatcatcctgcgagccGCGAGCCAGGCTCTTGGGAACGGGATAGGGCAACAGGGCGGTATGTCTATATCCAGTACTTTCTGCGAATAGACCATGTATACGAGCGCTACTGCAGTGCAGTAATGATTATAACATAAGACATAGGTAATGGCAATGTCCAAATCAGTTTCAGACTAAATTTTAGTGAAATGAAATTATTAGGTTGATAGTGTCCAAAAATTGCATATACATGGAACTGGAGCGGTGGCCCGCTTGTTTATGGCCTACTCGCCTACAAGACACGTTATTTTACGTTTAACTTACCTTTGCCTACATATTATATCTTTGAATGGAGGGTCTGCAATCATGCATACTGTTACCTTGTCGCATACCATGCGCTGACGGCCACCGTAAGCAACGTGGAACAGATCCTAGGAACACCTGAATATACCTGCATTCGAAGAAGAGATTCAAGCCTGTTCATCTATCGAAGATCTGCTGAATGTGATGTCGCTAAATATATATGTAGTCAGTATCAGTCAGTACGGGACATGGCTGAGTACGTCGGGCGGGCGGGATTATTTTCCCAAAATGGCCAAGAGGGCCGCCCCGACACGTAAGCCGCGCGTCTCCGGATCTGCTCACTCAAAACCCCGACAGAGACTGTCCAGTTCAGTATCCAGAGGATTAGCAGATCGCCAGATGGCGGACACCCAGACTCCAGAACAACGCGTCCGAAAGAGACGGCGGCGGACGATCGCATGCGCGCAGTGCCGCAGTCGGAAACTGAAATGTGACCGCGAGTACCCGACCTGCGGCCGGTGCATTAAGAGCAAAACGCCCAGCAAGTGTTCGTACGAAGATGGCTTCCTATGGCAGCAGCCAAGCACGGTGGATTCGTCTTACGGCGAGCGAGCTAGAgcttcagccccagcaaGCACGCAGAGTCAGATGTTGTTGGTCGATCAGCCGGCTGCCCACCCGACCCCAGACTCGGGGATAAGCTCGTCTCGGCCTCAACTAACAAATTCGACGAATACTTGCCCTAGAGATGAAAAGCGAGGCGAAAAGCGAGTCGAAAAACGTGATCGATTTCTAGAAACCGTCTTGGGGGCGCCCAAGGCTGCGGTCAATCAGGATTTCATGAACAGCGCTGAGCTCCTGCACCGGCATCGACTCCATCCAACGGATCCTAAACGTGCAGACTCGGTGCAGGACGATGAGCCGCCGGTGTCGTCGTCACAGCCGCTCGACCTTTCGCCTCGAATCATGTTGCGGGGCAAGGATACAAAGACCCGTTACAACGGGTCCGGCATCTTCGCCAACCTCATCGCGCAGGTAGGCCGATCCAAGCACGAGTTGGAGGTGCAGTGCTAACCGGCGCAGTTCCCGGATCTCAGGTCGTTTGCAGAAGAGATCCGGCTTGCCAGTCCGCACCTCTCTGCTCTTCGATTCGATCTGACCAGGGTAACGAGGgggctctggaagaagaagatcctcAACGAGCCGGTCAAGAATCTGGATACGGCATCTTTGATCGCGTTGCTGCCGTCTCGAGACACCGTAGATGAACTGGTCGTTTTATACCTCACGCATGTCGAGTCGCTGCATCGTATCCTCCACATTCCCACGTTCCTAAGAGATTTGGAAAGCTTTTGGGACCAGAAACACAACCCGGCCATGGTGTCGGCGGCATTTGTCGTgcagctgctcctcgtccttgccTGTTCTTGGAACCTGGCAGATTTCACCACTCTTGAGCTAAAAAACGGGTCTAGCCTCAATTGCTATACCGCCATTGACTGGGTCAAGCATGCAGATAAGTGGATCGAGACCGCCCATATCAAGCGATCAGATATCATCGTTCTCCGAATGCATATTCTTCTGGTCACTGCTCAAAAGAGCCTCGGGATGGGCCGCAGCAAATCATGGCTTTCTACTGCAACTCTGGTGAAGCAGGCCATGCTGGCTGGTTACCATCGTGATACTAGTCTGTACACCAAGATCTCCCCGTTTAACCAGGAAATGCGCAGGCGCATCTGGATCACCATCGTGGAGCTGGACCTACAGGTGTCTTTTGAACGTGGAATGCCGCCGTCTGTACAGGAGTCCGATTATGACACGGCGCCGCCGTTGAACATCAACGACATCGACCTGCGtgaggatatggaagagCTGCCCGCAGAGCAGCCGCCAGAGGAATTTACGGACTGTTCTTTTCAGACGGCGTTGACGAAGTCTCTTCCTTTGCGGCTAAAGGTTTGCCATTTGATGCACTCACCACGGATCAAATGCCGCTATGATGAAATTCTTCGCTTAGACTGGGAACTGAACCGGCATCTATCGAAGAAGCCCACCTGGaagattccagagcttggCCACATCCAGACGGCGGATAAATGGACCTTGGCAAAGGCCATGCTAGAGAACAAGATCGGTCTCAGTCTGCTTGCAATCCACACCCCTTTTGCGATTGAAGCGCCACGGGAACCGCTTTTTGCTCCTTCAGCCCGGGCACGACTGGAATTAGTGACTATGATACTATCAATTCAGAAGCGACTACACGAAACATCGCGGTCGCTATCCCTCTGCAACCTTGGGGACTGGACGGTCCAAACTTACTGCTCGATTTGCCAGTTACTGCACGAGGGAGCCGCTAATCCAGGGCTCTCTCTAATCCATACCCTTCCAGGCCTCCCGGAAACCCTAGTCTCCCTGGTCGAGGTGGCTCTTGCTTGTATGGAGAGCCGGCTTCTTCTGGTGATTAAGGGGGCCAAGGAATACTTCTTCATGTCGACtattctggctctggtcAAGACCAAACTATGGCCGGTCCAGGCAACCGTCTACAAACAGGAGGTCGTAGAGAGAGTCATTCTATTCGCGCAGACTCTCTTTACACGGCACGCCAATTGCGCCCATCTGGGAGAATTGGGAATGGGGAGTTTCAAAACCAATCAGGTGTGTATATTTCCATTTCACCAGGCACAGGCAGAGGGCTGACATTGTTTCGTTCCTCTTAGGTCCCAAGCCTGAACAGCATTCAAGATGTACCGCAGCAATTTGCTTCTGAGATCAGTGTGCCAATGACGGGGGATTTTGGCCTATTAGTGAGCTCTCCCGAGATCATTTGCTGCTACTGTTACCATTACTAACAGCGCTAGGCGCCTGGTGATTTTGATCCTTTCCTGGGTGCATTCGACTGGGGGGACATGGCAGGATTGGCATATGAATAACTTTCTCATTAACAGCATCTCCAAGAATACAGTGCCGCAGCGGTCAAGTCAGCGACTTATTGGTGCATTTTCAGTAAGCCTTTTGCAGCTGAATCCGTATTAGTCCGTAATGTATCCAGCACCGCAGGTGGAGTCATTACTGTGATAGCTCTCACCGGTTCAATGCAATACTGGAGGCCGGTCGTGGCTCTGAGCCACCATACCTCGCCGGCCTGAACGAGGCGTCTGAACCTTTTCTTGGGGACAGAGCATCTTACCACGCCTTATATTTCGCACTTTGGGCTGGCAACTCGTGCCTGACATTGCCTTCCACAGCCTGAATCTTCGGATTCGCTTCGCTGTATACGGTCTCCCATGATACATAAACTGCTTCCATCGCTTCACTGGCCTGTAGTGCCACCGTCTCAGAAAGGGTGTCTACCACCTTGGTCATACCTGATAGCAGCAACATGCCCTAGCCGGTACTTCTGGTACCATACCGGTCTTCACCTTTTCACCAGGCCCTTCGTTCCAACTAACTCGACGACGCCTTTCCAGCTGACTCTTCAGCCACAGCTGGCGATACTTGGCGGACAGCTCCTCACTTATCCACATACCCACCAACTTGCTTCTTGCCTCGACCATTTGCACACTTCATGATATCCTCCCAACACGTCCACTGCATCGGAACTCCCAGCACTCGCAGTTGCCCATTCATTTTCTCTGCCCTTGTCTGGCTATATTTGGaccatcgtcttcttcgcggaTCCGACTTGCGTCCATCGCCCAGTCGCAGTCAAGCGGTAGATTCACTACATTCGCTCATTTTGATACAACATGGGATCGGCCATTCTTCCCGTCACACCATCTATCAGAGCCGGCAAGTAACCCGCGGCTACGTCGACTGCCATCAGACCCTCAGATAAAAGAAACAGATGTAGCAGGACCATCATCGCTCCCGTGACAAAAGTCGAGCTAGTGTGTGCGCGCCCGCGTGTGAGCGCTGAGCTTCATCGAGAGAAGAGTCAATCCTGCCTAACCAACCACCACGCCGCGGATAATATCCCTATACTCCAGGCAGCGGTCAGGATCCACGAGCCCACGCGGTCGCCCGTGGTAATAGTGCGCAAGATAGCCGGATCATCATCGTGTGTCTCAAGGTGCTGCTCTTTGGCATCGGGGTTGG is a window of Aspergillus nidulans FGSC A4 chromosome VI DNA encoding:
- a CDS encoding putative C6 transcription factor (transcript_id=CADANIAT00010029); its protein translation is MAKRAAPTRKPRVSGSAHSKPRQRLSSSVSRGLADRQMADTQTPEQRVRKRRRRTIACAQCRSRKLKCDREYPTCGRCIKSKTPSKCSYEDGFLWQQPSTVDSSYGERARASAPASTQSQMLLVDQPAAHPTPDSGISSSRPQLTNSTNTCPRDEKRGEKRVEKRDRFLETVLGAPKAAVNQDFMNSAELLHRHRLHPTDPKRADSVQDDEPPVSSSQPLDLSPRIMLRGKDTKTRYNGSGIFANLIAQFPDLRSFAEEIRLASPHLSALRFDLTRVTRGLWKKKILNEPVKNLDTASLIALLPSRDTVDELVVLYLTHVESLHRILHIPTFLRDLESFWDQKHNPAMVSAAFVVQLLLVLACSWNLADFTTLELKNGSSLNCYTAIDWVKHADKWIETAHIKRSDIIVLRMHILLVTAQKSLGMGRSKSWLSTATLVKQAMLAGYHRDTSLYTKISPFNQEMRRRIWITIVELDLQVSFERGMPPSVQESDYDTAPPLNINDIDLREDMEELPAEQPPEEFTDCSFQTALTKSLPLRLKVCHLMHSPRIKCRYDEILRLDWELNRHLSKKPTWKIPELGHIQTADKWTLAKAMLENKIGLSLLAIHTPFAIEAPREPLFAPSARARLELVTMILSIQKRLHETSRSLSLCNLGDWTVQTYCSICQLLHEGAANPGLSLIHTLPGLPETLVSLVEVALACMESRLLLVIKGAKEYFFMSTILALVKTKLWPVQATVYKQEVVERVILFAQTLFTRHANCAHLGELGMGSFKTNQVPSLNSIQDVPQQFASEISVPMTGDFGLLR